A section of the Rhizobium sp. Pop5 genome encodes:
- a CDS encoding PilZ domain-containing protein, with translation MTRNLNITARKADRKNCRVFGNMKYLNTEVDVRILNLSATGAAVETKGPVHAASGSKVRIEAENLGLLEGIIRWKHNGRIGIQFDVNSNARAQVFSYFRFFHKEIRPVLAVRQLMRPATSGDRRPHLATSTLKS, from the coding sequence ATGACGCGCAATCTGAACATTACGGCCCGGAAAGCCGACCGAAAAAACTGCCGTGTCTTCGGCAATATGAAATATCTGAACACCGAGGTGGATGTCCGTATTCTCAACCTGTCGGCAACAGGCGCCGCTGTGGAGACGAAGGGACCCGTCCACGCCGCCTCCGGCAGCAAGGTGCGGATCGAGGCCGAGAACCTCGGACTGCTGGAAGGCATCATCCGCTGGAAGCACAACGGCCGCATCGGTATCCAGTTCGACGTGAATTCCAACGCACGAGCGCAGGTCTTTTCCTATTTCCGGTTTTTCCATAAGGAAATACGGCCGGTGCTGGCGGTACGCCAGTTGATGCGACCCGCGACCAGCGGCGACCGTAGGCCTCATCTGGCGACGTCGACGCTGAAATCGTAA
- a CDS encoding DMT family transporter, producing the protein MKSKTQGYIFALLALTIFSLQDAISKHLASTYPPIFVTMIRYWAFGLFTVILASKMRGGLKATARTKRPALQVARGVLLSVQVVLAITCFAVIGLARSQAIFSATPILIALLAMPILGERVGWRRWTAIGAGLFGVLLILKPEGDFFDVKLLLAVLSCFNFAFYVIITRLVSRDDSSTTSFFYTGIVGAVAMTLIGPFYWSWMSPGDWGWMALVCMTSISSHYFLIRAYDILDAAAVQPLTYLSLVYASVIGVTIYGETLSSNMIIGSAIVVAAGIFTVWREHVVGRRTAAANN; encoded by the coding sequence ATGAAATCGAAGACCCAAGGCTATATTTTCGCCCTGCTGGCGCTCACCATCTTTTCGCTGCAGGACGCTATCTCGAAACATCTGGCATCGACCTACCCGCCGATCTTCGTGACGATGATCCGCTACTGGGCCTTCGGGCTTTTTACGGTCATTCTCGCTTCGAAGATGCGCGGCGGTCTCAAGGCGACGGCCCGCACCAAACGCCCCGCCCTGCAGGTGGCGCGCGGTGTGCTTCTTTCCGTCCAGGTGGTTCTGGCCATCACCTGCTTTGCCGTGATCGGCCTTGCCCGTTCGCAGGCGATCTTTTCCGCGACGCCGATCCTGATCGCTCTGCTGGCGATGCCGATCCTCGGAGAGCGGGTTGGGTGGCGGCGGTGGACGGCGATCGGCGCCGGACTTTTCGGGGTCCTGCTGATCCTGAAGCCGGAAGGCGATTTTTTCGACGTCAAGCTGCTTCTCGCCGTCCTTTCCTGCTTCAACTTCGCCTTCTACGTCATCATCACCCGTCTCGTCAGCCGCGACGATTCTTCGACGACCAGCTTCTTCTATACCGGCATCGTCGGCGCCGTCGCGATGACGCTGATCGGGCCGTTCTACTGGAGCTGGATGTCACCGGGCGATTGGGGCTGGATGGCGCTCGTCTGCATGACCAGCATTTCCAGCCATTATTTCCTCATCCGCGCTTACGATATCCTCGATGCCGCCGCCGTCCAGCCACTGACCTATCTGTCGCTTGTCTATGCCTCGGTCATCGGCGTGACGATCTATGGTGAAACGCTCAGCTCCAACATGATCATCGGCTCGGCGATCGTGGTGGCTGCCGGCATCTTCACGGTCTGGCGTGAGCATGTGGTGGGACGCAGGACTGCCGCCGCAAACAACTGA
- a CDS encoding Lrp/AsnC family transcriptional regulator, protein MADLDTIDLTILKVLQANARITNAELAEKIGLSPSACSRRLDILERSGVIAGYHARLSHKALDYKMIAIVHISLSGQFAKTLAEFEAAVKLCPNVLVCYLMSGEYDYILRVAARDLEDYERIHRDWLSALPHVVKINSSFALREIIDRPNVGL, encoded by the coding sequence ATGGCCGATCTCGATACCATCGATCTTACGATTCTGAAGGTGCTGCAGGCCAATGCCCGCATCACCAATGCCGAACTCGCCGAAAAGATCGGATTGTCGCCTTCGGCCTGCTCGCGACGGCTCGACATCCTCGAGCGAAGCGGCGTCATCGCCGGCTATCATGCGCGGCTTTCGCATAAGGCGCTCGATTACAAGATGATCGCCATCGTGCATATCTCGCTCTCCGGCCAGTTCGCCAAGACGCTGGCGGAATTCGAGGCGGCGGTGAAGCTCTGCCCCAATGTGCTCGTCTGCTATCTCATGTCAGGCGAATACGACTATATCCTCAGGGTCGCCGCCCGCGACCTCGAGGATTACGAGCGCATTCACCGCGACTGGCTGTCGGCCCTTCCCCACGTCGTCAAGATCAATTCCAGTTTCGCCCTCAGAGAAATCATCGACAGGCCGAATGTCGGGCTTTGA
- the ald gene encoding alanine dehydrogenase, translating into MRVGCPKEIKNHEYRVGLTPASVREYVAHGHEVWVETKAGAGIGADDAAYAAAGAKIAASAKDIFEKCDMIVKVKEPQPSEWAQLRDGQLLYTYLHLAPDPEQTKGLLASGVTAIAYETVTDERGGLPLLAPMSEVAGRLSIQAGATALQKANGGLGVLLGGVPGVLPARVAIIGGGVVGLHAARMAAGLGADVSILDKSLPRLRQLDDIFAGRVHTRYSSIQALEEEVFSADLVIGAVLIPGAAAPKLVTREMLSGMKKGAVIVDVAIDQGGCFETSHATTHSDPTYEVDGVVHYCVANMPGAVPVTSAHALNNATLVHGLALADRGLRAIAEDKHLRNGLNVHKGRITNRPVAEALGYEAFAPESVLNVA; encoded by the coding sequence ATGCGTGTCGGTTGCCCGAAGGAAATCAAGAATCATGAATATCGCGTCGGCCTGACGCCGGCTTCGGTGCGCGAATATGTGGCCCACGGCCATGAGGTCTGGGTCGAGACCAAAGCGGGCGCCGGCATCGGCGCCGATGATGCCGCCTACGCCGCGGCTGGCGCGAAGATCGCCGCCTCCGCCAAGGATATTTTCGAAAAGTGCGACATGATCGTCAAGGTGAAGGAGCCACAGCCCTCCGAATGGGCTCAGCTTCGAGACGGTCAGCTTCTCTATACCTATCTGCATCTGGCGCCAGACCCCGAGCAGACCAAGGGCCTGCTTGCTTCCGGTGTCACCGCGATCGCCTATGAGACGGTGACCGACGAGCGCGGCGGCCTGCCGCTGCTGGCGCCGATGTCGGAAGTGGCAGGACGCCTGTCGATCCAGGCGGGCGCGACCGCTCTGCAAAAGGCCAATGGCGGTCTCGGCGTCCTGCTTGGCGGCGTGCCGGGCGTATTGCCGGCCAGGGTTGCGATCATCGGCGGTGGTGTCGTCGGCCTTCACGCCGCCCGGATGGCCGCTGGCCTCGGTGCTGATGTCAGCATTCTCGACAAGTCGTTGCCGCGCCTGCGCCAACTCGACGATATCTTCGCGGGCCGCGTCCACACCCGTTATTCCAGCATTCAGGCATTGGAGGAGGAGGTGTTCTCGGCCGATCTCGTTATCGGCGCCGTGCTGATCCCTGGCGCTGCCGCGCCGAAGCTCGTCACCCGTGAAATGCTTTCCGGCATGAAGAAAGGCGCCGTCATCGTCGACGTCGCCATCGACCAGGGTGGCTGCTTCGAAACCTCGCATGCGACCACCCATTCCGACCCGACCTATGAGGTCGATGGCGTCGTGCATTATTGCGTGGCCAATATGCCGGGCGCAGTGCCCGTCACCTCGGCGCATGCGCTGAACAATGCCACACTGGTCCACGGCCTGGCGCTTGCCGATCGCGGCCTGCGCGCCATTGCCGAAGACAAGCATCTGAGAAACGGCCTTAACGTGCACAAGGGCCGCATCACCAACAGGCCGGTCGCCGAGGCGCTGGGCTACGAGGCCTTCGCGCCGGAGAGCGTGCTGAACGTAGCGTAA
- a CDS encoding DUF1203 domain-containing protein: MTALRFVSMPTADAEHLWNGGRDANDRLPETMVSDGPGHPCRHCLENIDEGEELLVFAYRPFPELQPYAETGPIFLHKQPCRRYAAEEILPPVLMTSRDFILRGYNEDNRIVYGTGAVTLIGEIATYGEKLLARPDIAYVHVRSARNNCFQCRIDKVKAPALAEADA, translated from the coding sequence ATGACCGCCTTGCGTTTTGTATCCATGCCGACCGCCGACGCCGAACATTTGTGGAACGGCGGCCGCGACGCCAATGACAGGTTGCCGGAGACCATGGTTTCCGATGGTCCAGGCCACCCCTGCCGCCATTGCCTTGAGAATATCGATGAGGGCGAGGAATTGCTGGTCTTCGCTTACCGGCCTTTCCCGGAACTGCAGCCCTATGCCGAAACCGGGCCGATCTTCCTGCACAAGCAGCCTTGCCGGCGCTATGCCGCCGAGGAGATCCTGCCGCCGGTGCTGATGACGAGCCGCGACTTCATTCTTCGCGGCTACAACGAGGATAACCGCATCGTCTATGGCACCGGTGCTGTGACCCTTATCGGCGAGATTGCGACCTACGGCGAAAAGCTGCTGGCGCGGCCCGACATCGCCTATGTGCATGTGCGCTCTGCACGTAACAATTGCTTCCAATGCCGGATCGACAAAGTAAAGGCGCCGGCTCTTGCGGAGGCCGACGCCTGA
- a CDS encoding GNAT family N-acetyltransferase: protein MGKTPASLKAHITRLEMTAPPKTSLPVPVNIQTAIMRAPGIPLPFYRYLYRQVGARWQWVDRLRMGDEQLAEMLNDKRNNISVLYVNGAPAGFYEYFCEDEDTIELCHFGLIEHALGLGIGKWFMLQALYAIWALNPKRVTTTTNNLDHPRALQLYQMFGFSPVSTGTGIVRPLSDKELLEIARKS, encoded by the coding sequence ATGGGGAAGACACCAGCTTCGCTCAAAGCCCATATTACCCGGCTCGAAATGACGGCGCCGCCGAAGACGAGCCTGCCGGTGCCCGTCAATATCCAGACCGCGATCATGCGCGCTCCCGGAATCCCGCTGCCTTTCTATCGCTACCTCTACCGGCAGGTGGGCGCGCGCTGGCAATGGGTGGACCGGCTGCGCATGGGCGACGAGCAGCTTGCCGAAATGCTGAACGACAAGCGTAACAATATCAGCGTCCTCTATGTGAACGGCGCGCCTGCCGGCTTCTACGAATATTTCTGCGAGGACGAAGATACGATCGAGCTCTGCCATTTCGGCCTGATCGAACATGCGCTCGGCCTCGGCATCGGCAAATGGTTCATGCTGCAGGCGCTCTACGCCATCTGGGCGCTCAATCCGAAGCGCGTCACCACCACTACCAACAATCTCGACCATCCGCGCGCGCTGCAGCTCTACCAGATGTTCGGCTTCTCTCCGGTCTCGACCGGCACCGGCATCGTCCGGCCGCTCAGCGACAAGGAACTGCTGGAGATTGCGCGGAAAAGCTGA
- the sseA gene encoding 3-mercaptopyruvate sulfurtransferase, translated as MSETKSRFVVSADWLQAELGKPDLRVLDASFYLPAQKRDADAEYAAGHIPGAIRFDQDKIADHSTSLPHTIPSPEYFAAEVGKLGISETDRIVVYDGIGVFASPRVWWLFRVMGAKNVFVLDGGLDGWKAEGRPLETAAPNYAPATFTPDFDESRVVTLETMRDIVSSGAMQIADARSAGRFAAAEPEPRPGMRSGHMPGARSLPSGVFANQGRFKSLPELRQTIEDAGIDLSKPVVTSCGSGITAAIITLALESLGHHDNKLYDGSWSEWGSREDTPIVTGPPTPVKV; from the coding sequence ATGAGTGAGACCAAGAGCCGTTTCGTCGTCTCGGCCGACTGGCTGCAGGCCGAACTCGGCAAGCCGGATCTGCGCGTGCTGGATGCCTCCTTCTATCTGCCGGCGCAGAAGCGCGACGCCGATGCCGAATATGCGGCCGGCCATATTCCCGGCGCCATCCGCTTCGACCAGGACAAGATCGCCGATCATTCGACGTCACTGCCGCATACGATCCCCTCGCCCGAGTATTTCGCCGCGGAAGTCGGCAAGCTCGGCATCAGCGAAACCGATCGCATTGTCGTCTATGACGGCATCGGCGTGTTCGCTTCGCCGCGCGTCTGGTGGCTGTTTAGGGTGATGGGCGCAAAGAACGTCTTCGTCCTCGACGGCGGCCTCGACGGTTGGAAGGCCGAGGGCCGTCCGCTGGAAACCGCCGCACCCAACTATGCACCGGCGACCTTCACACCCGACTTCGACGAGAGTCGCGTGGTGACGCTCGAAACGATGCGCGACATTGTCTCGAGCGGCGCGATGCAGATTGCCGATGCCCGCAGTGCCGGCCGCTTCGCAGCCGCCGAGCCCGAGCCGCGCCCCGGCATGCGCTCCGGCCATATGCCCGGCGCCCGCAGCCTGCCGTCAGGCGTCTTTGCGAACCAAGGCCGGTTCAAGTCGCTGCCCGAACTCCGGCAGACGATCGAGGATGCCGGCATCGATCTTTCGAAGCCCGTGGTGACATCCTGCGGCTCCGGAATTACCGCCGCGATCATTACGCTGGCGCTGGAATCGCTCGGCCATCACGACAACAAGCTTTATGACGGCTCGTGGAGCGAATGGGGCAGCCGTGAGGATACGCCTATCGTTACCGGCCCACCGACGCCAGTCAAAGTCTGA
- a CDS encoding alanyl-tRNA editing protein, with translation MPVNALYRDDFYLSTCEAVVTAVHEDGGIELDQTCFYATSGGQPGDIGELERADGSKIALGQTKHGASKDIIIHVPLDGAPRPQVGETLVLHVDWPRRYRLMRMHTACHLLSVICSYPITGAAVGEEESRVDFDMSETIDKDEVTSKLMELVDQNHPVYLQWITDEELAANPDIVKSKNVRPPIGLGRVSLVCIGENSSIDSQPCGGTHVSETQEVGQIHIAKIEKKGKENRRFRIRFGTPGDES, from the coding sequence ATGCCCGTCAATGCCCTCTATCGTGACGACTTCTACCTCTCGACGTGCGAGGCGGTCGTCACAGCCGTTCACGAAGATGGGGGCATTGAACTGGACCAGACGTGCTTTTACGCGACATCGGGCGGACAACCCGGTGATATCGGCGAGCTTGAACGCGCCGACGGCAGCAAGATCGCGCTCGGCCAAACGAAGCATGGTGCCAGCAAGGATATCATCATCCATGTCCCGCTCGACGGCGCTCCGCGTCCGCAAGTCGGCGAGACGCTGGTGCTGCACGTCGACTGGCCGCGCCGCTACAGGCTGATGCGCATGCACACGGCCTGCCACCTGCTTTCCGTAATCTGCTCCTATCCGATCACCGGGGCAGCCGTCGGCGAGGAGGAAAGCCGCGTCGATTTCGACATGAGCGAGACGATCGACAAGGACGAGGTGACATCAAAACTGATGGAACTGGTGGACCAGAACCATCCCGTCTATCTGCAATGGATCACCGACGAAGAGCTTGCGGCCAACCCCGATATCGTCAAGTCGAAGAATGTGCGCCCGCCGATCGGCCTCGGGCGCGTCAGCCTCGTCTGCATCGGCGAGAACTCCTCGATTGACAGCCAGCCTTGCGGCGGCACACATGTTTCGGAAACACAGGAAGTCGGCCAGATTCACATCGCCAAGATCGAGAAGAAGGGCAAGGAGAACCGGCGCTTTCGCATCCGCTTCGGCACGCCCGGCGACGAATCCTGA
- a CDS encoding cysteine synthase A codes for MTFHPSVLEAIGNTPLIKLKGASAATGCTILGKAEFLNPGQSVKDRAALYIIRDAERKGLLRPGGVIVEGTAGNTGIGLTLVAKALGYRTVIVIPETQSQEKKDALRLLGAELVEVPAVPYKNPNNYVKVSGRLAEQMAKTEPNGAIWANQFDNVANRQAHVETTAREIWKDTDGKVDGFICSVGSGGTLAGVAAGLKAFKPDIKIGIADPDGAALYEFYQNGTLKSEGSSITEGIGQGRITANLEGFTPDFSYRVSDAEALPYLFDLVENEGLCLGGSTAINIAGAVKLARDLGPGHTVVTILCDYGNRYQSKLFNPDFLKSKGLPVPGWMATSTEIDVPYEPA; via the coding sequence ATGACCTTCCATCCTTCCGTCCTTGAAGCCATCGGCAACACGCCCCTGATCAAACTCAAGGGAGCCTCCGCGGCGACCGGCTGCACCATTCTCGGCAAGGCGGAGTTCCTGAACCCCGGCCAGTCGGTGAAGGATCGCGCCGCGCTCTACATCATCCGCGACGCCGAGCGGAAAGGCTTGCTTCGGCCGGGCGGCGTCATCGTCGAAGGCACGGCCGGCAATACCGGCATCGGGCTGACGCTGGTCGCCAAGGCGCTCGGCTACCGCACGGTCATCGTCATCCCGGAAACGCAGAGCCAGGAAAAGAAGGATGCGCTGAGGCTGCTCGGCGCCGAACTCGTCGAAGTGCCTGCCGTTCCCTACAAGAACCCGAATAACTACGTGAAGGTATCCGGGCGGCTCGCCGAGCAGATGGCGAAAACCGAGCCGAACGGCGCAATCTGGGCGAACCAGTTCGACAACGTCGCCAACCGCCAGGCGCATGTCGAAACGACTGCTAGGGAAATCTGGAAAGACACCGACGGCAAGGTCGACGGCTTCATCTGCTCCGTCGGCTCCGGCGGTACCCTGGCAGGCGTGGCTGCCGGTCTTAAGGCCTTCAAGCCGGACATCAAGATCGGCATCGCCGATCCCGACGGCGCGGCCCTTTATGAGTTCTACCAGAACGGCACGCTGAAATCCGAAGGGTCCTCGATCACCGAAGGCATCGGTCAGGGCCGCATCACCGCTAATCTCGAAGGTTTCACGCCTGATTTCTCCTATCGGGTCTCCGATGCCGAAGCGCTTCCTTATCTCTTCGACCTCGTCGAGAACGAAGGCCTGTGCCTCGGCGGTTCGACGGCGATCAACATCGCCGGCGCCGTCAAGCTCGCCCGAGATCTCGGGCCTGGTCACACGGTGGTGACGATCCTCTGCGATTACGGCAACCGCTATCAGTCGAAGCTCTTCAACCCGGATTTCCTGAAGTCGAAGGGCCTGCCCGTTCCGGGCTGGATGGCCACGTCGACCGAGATAGACGTTCCCTACGAGCCCGCGTGA
- a CDS encoding ChrR family anti-sigma-E factor, with protein sequence MTESRMVHEHIDTIDALMAHYVAGSLPEPARVLVQSHLEMKPDNRSFVNGLELLAGEALENAPGVAIADRERRLQAIFASSSSVPAPVARPRHTLFPRALRDFVGFEVEDVPWRKRLPGFKEYSLDMDGCEVNLMWIRPGRALPAHTHKGMELILILDGAFNDERGRFGPGDISIADETVDHRPVAEKDRPCIAFAVSDGPVRLTGSFRQMMIDLIG encoded by the coding sequence GTGACCGAAAGCCGGATGGTTCACGAGCATATCGACACGATCGATGCATTGATGGCGCACTACGTCGCCGGCTCCTTGCCTGAGCCGGCGCGCGTGCTCGTTCAGTCCCACCTCGAAATGAAGCCGGACAATCGAAGCTTTGTGAACGGCCTCGAACTGCTGGCCGGAGAGGCGCTGGAAAACGCGCCTGGCGTTGCCATCGCCGACCGGGAGCGGCGGCTGCAGGCAATTTTTGCCTCCAGTTCTTCTGTCCCGGCGCCCGTCGCGCGGCCGCGACACACCCTGTTTCCACGGGCATTGCGAGATTTCGTCGGCTTCGAGGTCGAGGACGTGCCCTGGCGCAAGCGGTTGCCGGGCTTCAAGGAATATTCGCTCGACATGGACGGCTGCGAGGTCAACCTGATGTGGATCCGTCCGGGCCGCGCCTTGCCGGCTCACACCCACAAAGGCATGGAGCTGATCCTCATCCTCGACGGCGCCTTCAACGATGAACGCGGCCGTTTTGGGCCCGGCGACATCTCCATTGCCGACGAGACGGTTGATCATCGACCGGTCGCCGAAAAGGACCGGCCCTGCATCGCCTTCGCCGTTTCGGACGGACCGGTCAGGCTCACGGGATCCTTTCGTCAGATGATGATCGACCTGATCGGCTGA
- a CDS encoding SDR family NAD(P)-dependent oxidoreductase — protein MRDFIARPEHGIVWISGASSGIGRALALTLAGEGYKVAVTARNHEKLVELQVEASDLSGSIIVLDGDVTDAEDMEHVMASIEYEHGTLAMAILNAGVYLPVHAEDLNRADFEKSFAVNLSGVVNCLLPAIRHMKTKGQGQIAIVSSVTGYGGLPTGAAYGATKAALINMAESLKFDLDKMGIRIQLVSPGFVDTPATRKNAFPMPALVSAEDAARHIAAGLKSQAFEISFPKRFTLMLKLARLLPYGAYFALVNRVTGWQERSSETSHHPVTPHPAE, from the coding sequence ATGCGTGATTTCATCGCCCGTCCCGAACATGGAATTGTCTGGATCTCGGGCGCGAGCTCGGGTATCGGCCGCGCGCTTGCGCTGACGCTCGCCGGCGAAGGATACAAGGTCGCCGTCACCGCCAGAAACCATGAAAAGCTGGTCGAGCTTCAGGTCGAGGCCAGCGACCTTTCCGGCAGCATCATCGTTCTCGACGGCGACGTCACCGATGCAGAGGACATGGAGCATGTCATGGCCTCGATCGAATATGAGCACGGGACACTTGCCATGGCGATCCTCAATGCCGGCGTCTATCTGCCTGTTCATGCCGAGGATCTCAACCGCGCCGATTTCGAGAAGAGCTTTGCCGTCAATCTTTCCGGCGTCGTCAACTGCTTGTTGCCGGCGATCCGCCATATGAAGACGAAAGGGCAGGGGCAGATCGCCATCGTCTCTTCCGTCACCGGCTATGGCGGCCTGCCGACGGGGGCCGCTTACGGCGCCACCAAGGCTGCGCTGATCAATATGGCCGAAAGCCTGAAATTCGACCTCGACAAGATGGGCATCCGCATCCAACTCGTCAGCCCCGGCTTCGTCGATACGCCGGCGACGAGGAAGAATGCTTTTCCGATGCCGGCCCTGGTATCGGCCGAAGACGCCGCCAGGCACATTGCCGCTGGATTGAAATCGCAAGCGTTCGAGATCAGCTTCCCGAAGCGCTTCACCCTCATGCTGAAGCTGGCGCGGCTGCTTCCCTACGGCGCCTATTTCGCGCTGGTGAACCGCGTGACCGGCTGGCAGGAGCGATCGTCGGAAACGAGTCACCATCCGGTGACACCGCATCCGGCGGAATGA
- a CDS encoding cyclopropane-fatty-acyl-phospholipid synthase family protein, which produces MSKAQDWNLLARDAVTLTAENISRLVKGLPFKAKLALRGLLRMQHGSLAVTLPDGRRLLIEGEKAGPKAALSLNNWNLAYRALTSGTIGVAETYMDGDWDSPDITAFLELFLVNGEAAFSYAHGKSGVGRLFERVRHWMNANTKTGSKRNISAHYDLGNNFYREWLDPSMTYSAALYSTGANDLQSAQNAKYRALAEATGIRPGDHVLEIGCGWGGFAEFAASELNCKVTGLTISREQLAFAEERIRKAGLEDRVEFRFQDYRDEAGLYDRIVSIEMFEAVGEKYWPSYFSKLRQCLKPGGKAGLQIITIRPESFDQYRSNPDFIQKYVFPGGMLPTRNHLAELAGKVDLSLVKDFGFGLDYARTLAEWRERFWSVWERIRSMGFDERFKRLWEFYLFYCEAGFRARNIDVRQVVFSRS; this is translated from the coding sequence ATGAGCAAGGCGCAGGATTGGAATCTGCTGGCACGCGACGCTGTGACGCTGACGGCCGAAAACATATCCCGTCTGGTGAAGGGTCTACCGTTCAAGGCGAAACTGGCGCTGCGCGGACTTCTGCGCATGCAGCATGGTTCGCTTGCCGTCACCCTGCCCGACGGTCGCAGGCTTCTCATAGAGGGCGAGAAAGCTGGGCCGAAAGCGGCGCTCAGCCTCAATAACTGGAACCTCGCCTATCGGGCGCTGACCAGCGGCACGATCGGGGTTGCGGAAACCTATATGGACGGCGACTGGGACAGCCCCGACATCACCGCTTTCCTGGAACTTTTCCTCGTCAACGGCGAGGCCGCGTTCAGCTATGCGCACGGCAAGAGTGGTGTCGGCCGCCTCTTCGAACGCGTCCGCCACTGGATGAATGCCAACACCAAGACAGGCTCGAAGCGCAACATCTCCGCCCACTACGATCTCGGCAACAACTTCTACCGGGAATGGCTCGACCCGAGCATGACCTACTCCGCCGCGCTCTATTCGACCGGAGCCAACGATCTGCAATCGGCACAGAATGCCAAATACCGCGCGCTCGCCGAGGCGACCGGCATCCGCCCGGGGGATCACGTGTTGGAGATCGGCTGCGGCTGGGGCGGTTTTGCCGAATTCGCCGCAAGCGAGCTGAACTGCAAGGTAACCGGGCTGACGATCAGCCGCGAGCAGCTCGCCTTCGCCGAGGAGCGCATTCGCAAGGCAGGCCTCGAGGACCGCGTCGAATTCCGCTTCCAGGACTATCGCGACGAAGCGGGACTCTACGACCGGATCGTCTCGATCGAGATGTTCGAGGCGGTCGGCGAGAAATATTGGCCGTCCTATTTCTCCAAGCTCAGGCAATGCCTGAAGCCGGGCGGCAAAGCCGGCCTGCAGATCATCACCATCAGGCCGGAGTCTTTCGACCAGTATCGCAGCAATCCCGATTTCATTCAGAAATATGTCTTTCCCGGCGGTATGCTGCCGACGCGCAATCATCTCGCCGAACTTGCGGGCAAGGTTGATCTGTCGTTGGTCAAGGATTTCGGCTTCGGGCTCGATTACGCCCGCACGCTCGCCGAATGGCGCGAGCGCTTCTGGTCGGTCTGGGAACGCATCCGCTCTATGGGCTTCGACGAACGCTTCAAGCGGCTTTGGGAATTCTACCTGTTCTATTGCGAGGCAGGCTTCCGCGCCCGCAACATCGATGTGCGCCAGGTCGTCTTCTCGCGCAGCTGA
- a CDS encoding DUF1365 domain-containing protein encodes MRTRRKGRGVNAADNGAPPGAAAALYVGEIMHQRIKPFGHRFRYRVFALLVDLDRLDEASDLSALFSVNRRNLVSFREKDHADAESSTLRAYADRLLSEAGLERAERILLVCYPRILGYVFNPLSVYHAYDAKGVLVAMIYEVRNTFGERHSYVCPVGHGEMSESGLRQSCDKLFHVSPFMAMTARYHFRMLPPGEEIRWRILETDSEGPLLSATFSGRQVPLTSASLLALTARIPFLTFKILAGIHWEALKLWLKGARYVRRPAAPPEVSIHQPHALADAAE; translated from the coding sequence ATGAGGACGCGACGGAAAGGACGTGGCGTCAACGCCGCCGACAATGGGGCTCCGCCAGGTGCTGCGGCAGCACTCTATGTCGGTGAAATCATGCATCAACGAATAAAACCATTCGGCCATCGCTTCCGCTACCGCGTGTTCGCACTGCTTGTCGATCTCGACAGGCTGGACGAGGCCTCTGATCTCTCGGCACTTTTTTCCGTCAACCGGCGCAATCTTGTCTCGTTTCGCGAAAAGGATCATGCCGATGCGGAGAGCTCGACACTGCGCGCTTACGCCGATCGGCTGCTCTCCGAGGCGGGCCTCGAGCGCGCCGAAAGGATACTGCTCGTCTGCTATCCCCGCATACTCGGCTATGTCTTCAATCCGCTCTCCGTCTACCATGCCTATGATGCGAAAGGCGTGCTCGTCGCAATGATCTACGAGGTGCGCAACACTTTCGGCGAGCGGCATAGCTACGTCTGTCCTGTCGGCCATGGCGAGATGTCCGAAAGCGGACTTCGCCAGAGTTGCGACAAGCTCTTCCACGTCTCGCCTTTCATGGCCATGACCGCGCGTTATCATTTCCGCATGTTGCCGCCCGGTGAGGAAATTCGCTGGCGTATCCTCGAAACCGACAGTGAAGGTCCGCTTCTCTCGGCAACCTTTTCAGGACGACAGGTGCCTTTGACCAGCGCTTCGCTGCTGGCGCTGACGGCGCGCATTCCCTTCCTCACCTTCAAAATCCTGGCGGGCATCCATTGGGAAGCGCTGAAGCTCTGGTTGAAGGGAGCGCGTTATGTCAGGCGCCCGGCGGCTCCACCTGAAGTCAGCATCCACCAGCCACACGCGCTTGCGGACGCAGCGGAATAA